The Thalassomonas actiniarum genome contains the following window.
ATTAATCACTTATTTTTTCGATATTATCACTGAATCTCTATTGGCCGGGATTACTGCTTAGCCGTTCACTTTATTCTATTTAATCTATTTTTTTACCGGAAGTTACCATGGCTGAATCTACCCATATAACCCATTTAAATGACGTGCATGTCAATGCTGAAGAAGTCTTAATCACGCCTGAGGCGTTAAGAGCAGAGTTGCCGCTTGATAATGAAGGGCGCGAGTATGTCATGGCCGCACGAGAAGTTATTTCTAACATTATTCATAAACGCGATTCCCGCCTGTTGGTGATCAGCGGCCCCTGCTCGGTACATGATGTTGAAGCGGCAAAAGAATATGCCCGTCATTTAAAAGCCCTGCATGACAAATATCAAGACTCTTTGTATATCGTGATGCGGGTGTATTTTGAAAAACCAAGAACTACGGTTGGCTGGAAGGGGTTGATCAATGACCCCCATATGGATGGCTCGTTCGATGTTGAAAGCGGCTTGAGAAAGGCACGTGAATTATTAATCTACCTCACCAAATTAGGACTGCCGCTGGCAACCGAAGCCTTAGACCCCATCAGTCCCCAGTACCTGGCGGAATTATTCAGCTGGTCGGCGATTGGCGCCCGGACCACGGAATCCCAGACCCACAGGGAAATGGCCAGTGGTTTGTCTATGCCGATCGGCTTTAAAAACGGTACTAACGGCAGTTTAGACGTCGCGATTAATGCCTTGCAGTCAGCCGCTTCTTCCCACCGCTTTATGGGGATTAACCGTCAGGGACAGGTCGCCTTGATCAAAACTTCCGGCAACCCGGACGGCCATGTGATTTTACGCGGCGGCAAGCAGCCTAACTATGACTCGGTTAATGTTGCCGTTTGCGAGCAGGAATTATCCTCTCACGGCCTGGAGCTGGGGATCGTGGTTGACTGCAGCCACGGCAATT
Protein-coding sequences here:
- a CDS encoding 3-deoxy-7-phosphoheptulonate synthase — protein: MAESTHITHLNDVHVNAEEVLITPEALRAELPLDNEGREYVMAAREVISNIIHKRDSRLLVISGPCSVHDVEAAKEYARHLKALHDKYQDSLYIVMRVYFEKPRTTVGWKGLINDPHMDGSFDVESGLRKARELLIYLTKLGLPLATEALDPISPQYLAELFSWSAIGARTTESQTHREMASGLSMPIGFKNGTNGSLDVAINALQSAASSHRFMGINRQGQVALIKTSGNPDGHVILRGGKQPNYDSVNVAVCEQELSSHGLELGIVVDCSHGNSNKDYRRQPLVADNVFNQILEGNKSIIGLMLESNLKAGNQSANLPREQLEYGVSVTDACIDLKETEKLMALAETKLADVLRTRIKA